The Halorarum halophilum genome contains the following window.
CCCGCCGCCGAACCTCAAGGTCCACTACCTCGGCCCGGCGCTCCTCAACTTCGAGAAGCTGAAACGCCGCAAGCGCGACAAGCGAAACCAGCGGTTCGTCGACGGCGTGATCGAGTGGGTCGACGAGGAGGTCTCGCCGCGCTACTGGAACCTCCGGACGCCGATCGGGTACGGCGACGCCCGGCCGTTCACGTGGAACGAGTTCGACGCCTCCCCCCGGTACACGTACGTCGTCGACCTGACGCGGGACGAGGACGAGCTGCTCTCGCGGTTCAGCAGCGACGCGCGCCGTAACATCACCGGGGAGTACGACGTCGACTTCGAGGTGACGGAGGGGGGGCTAGACGCCATCGACAGCATCATCGCGCGGACGCGGGAGCGCCACGAGGAACAGGGCGAGTCCTACCCCGTCACCGCCGAGTTCGTTCGCGACCTCCACGATAGACTTCCCACGGGGACGATCCGCCCGTACGTCTGCCGGGTTGAGGGCGAGTTCGCCGGCGGCGCGATCGACCTCGAGAGCGACGGGCGGGCGGGCGCGTGGATCGGGGGCGCCAAGGCCGACGCGCCGGTCCCCGTCAACGACCTGCTCGAGTGGCGGATAGCGACGGACGCACGCGATCGCGGCTGCTCCGC
Protein-coding sequences here:
- a CDS encoding lipid II:glycine glycyltransferase FemX encodes the protein MSIEIRTTDDDQWNDIVDDSPQTTPFHRAEALDVIAEHSGADLYRLVGYKGQEPVGVFPVFSISKGPISGAFSPPPNLKVHYLGPALLNFEKLKRRKRDKRNQRFVDGVIEWVDEEVSPRYWNLRTPIGYGDARPFTWNEFDASPRYTYVVDLTRDEDELLSRFSSDARRNITGEYDVDFEVTEGGLDAIDSIIARTRERHEEQGESYPVTAEFVRDLHDRLPTGTIRPYVCRVEGEFAGGAIDLESDGRAGAWIGGAKADAPVPVNDLLEWRIATDARDRGCSAFDLVGANHERIYSYKAKFAPDLVPYFSIERGSTAMTFAAQMYKNLR